In Bradyrhizobium guangxiense, the following are encoded in one genomic region:
- a CDS encoding long-chain fatty acid--CoA ligase yields MMDYSGRVAQADTYPKMLRLNAKEHGNEIALREKDLGLWRLFTWNDYQARVRDFALGLVEMGLGRGDVIGIIGDNRPDWVAAEVATHAIGGLSLGLYRDVLDEEASYLLNYGEAQLVFAEDEEQVDKLLALAERAPKLKHIIYSDPRGMRKYDDPRLMSAEKFAELGRARATREPELYDKLVDATKGEDVAILCTTSGTTSHPKLAMLAAGRVLGHCATYLAFDPKGPDDEYVSVLPLPWIMEQVYVLGKGLLCRMKINFVEEPDTMMNDLREIAPTFVLFAPRVWESIAADVRAKVMDATPFKQRLFDIGMKNGLAALEQGKRSGFADAILFRALRDRLGFTRLRSAATGGAALGPDTFKFFQAMGVPLRTLYGQTELLGAYTLHPEGKVDPDTTGVPMADNVEIRIDNPDVHGVGEIVVRHPNMFLGYYKNPEASVADIKDGWMLSGDAGYFNANSQLVVIDRIKDLAETSRGERFSPQFIENKLKFSPYIAEAVVLGAGRDALAAMICIRYSIISKWAEKNRLSFTTYSDLASRPEVYALLQKEVETVNATLPPAQRISRFLLLYKELDADDGELTRTRKVRRGVINEKYAGIIDAIYRGDSDIPVDTVIRFQDGTTQRVRTTLRVVDLGGHGHMAEAAE; encoded by the coding sequence GCCCGCGTGCGCGACTTCGCCCTCGGTCTCGTCGAAATGGGCCTCGGCCGCGGCGACGTCATCGGCATCATCGGCGACAATCGGCCGGACTGGGTGGCGGCGGAAGTGGCGACGCACGCCATCGGCGGCCTCAGCCTCGGACTATATCGCGACGTGCTCGACGAGGAGGCCTCCTATCTCCTCAACTATGGCGAGGCGCAGCTCGTCTTCGCCGAGGACGAGGAGCAGGTCGACAAGCTGCTCGCCCTCGCCGAGCGCGCGCCGAAGCTGAAGCACATCATCTATTCCGATCCGCGCGGGATGCGGAAATACGACGATCCCAGGCTGATGTCGGCCGAAAAGTTTGCCGAGCTCGGCCGGGCACGTGCCACGCGCGAGCCGGAGCTCTACGACAAGCTCGTCGATGCCACCAAGGGCGAGGACGTCGCGATCCTCTGCACCACGTCGGGCACCACGTCCCATCCCAAGCTCGCGATGCTCGCCGCCGGCCGCGTGCTCGGCCACTGCGCGACCTATCTCGCCTTCGATCCGAAGGGACCGGACGACGAATATGTCTCGGTGCTGCCGCTGCCCTGGATCATGGAGCAGGTCTACGTGCTCGGCAAAGGCCTCTTGTGCCGGATGAAGATCAACTTCGTCGAAGAGCCCGATACCATGATGAACGATCTGCGCGAGATCGCGCCGACCTTCGTCCTGTTCGCCCCTCGCGTCTGGGAATCCATCGCCGCCGATGTCCGCGCCAAGGTGATGGACGCAACGCCCTTCAAGCAGCGCCTGTTCGATATCGGCATGAAGAACGGCCTCGCCGCCCTCGAACAGGGCAAGCGGTCCGGCTTTGCCGATGCCATCCTGTTCCGCGCGCTCCGCGACCGCCTCGGCTTTACCCGGCTGCGTTCAGCCGCCACCGGCGGCGCGGCGCTCGGGCCTGACACCTTCAAGTTCTTCCAGGCCATGGGCGTGCCGTTGCGCACGCTGTACGGCCAGACCGAGCTGTTAGGCGCCTATACGCTGCATCCCGAGGGCAAGGTCGATCCTGACACCACCGGCGTGCCGATGGCCGACAATGTCGAGATCCGCATCGACAATCCCGACGTCCATGGCGTCGGCGAAATCGTGGTGCGGCACCCCAACATGTTTCTGGGCTACTACAAGAACCCGGAAGCGAGTGTCGCCGACATCAAAGACGGCTGGATGTTGTCGGGCGATGCCGGCTATTTCAACGCCAACAGCCAGCTCGTCGTGATCGACCGCATCAAGGACCTCGCCGAGACCTCGCGCGGCGAGCGCTTCTCGCCGCAATTCATCGAGAACAAGCTGAAATTCTCGCCCTATATCGCCGAAGCCGTGGTGCTGGGCGCCGGCCGCGACGCGCTCGCGGCGATGATCTGCATCCGCTACTCCATCATCTCCAAATGGGCGGAGAAGAACCGCCTCTCCTTCACGACCTACAGCGATCTCGCCTCGCGGCCCGAAGTCTACGCGCTGCTGCAGAAGGAGGTCGAGACCGTCAACGCCACGCTGCCGCCGGCGCAGCGCATCTCGCGCTTCCTGCTGCTCTACAAGGAGCTCGACGCCGACGACGGCGAGCTCACCCGGACGCGAAAGGTACGCCGCGGCGTCATCAACGAGAAATACGCCGGCATCATCGACGCCATCTACCGCGGTGATTCCGACATCCCCGTCGACACCGTGATCCGCTTCCAGGACGGCACCACGCAGCGGGTGCGAACGACGCTGCGCGTGGTGGACCTCGGCGGACATGGCCACATGGCGGAGGCTGCGGAGTGA
- a CDS encoding branched-chain amino acid ABC transporter permease, protein MNTAFLIQLLVNGLVVGTLYGVVAMSFVLIYKATQVVNFAQGELLLVGAWVCWALLAKYQVPFWIGMPITLVFMFVFGIAVQVLILRPMIGEPIISVIMVTIGLSTVLQATLKWMFGVNPQPFPRVFESQSVSLFGLQIQTVYVMSLVVSVAMMVGMAWFFRASKYGLAMRATAFNQQVAQSLGISVKSVFAMAWAISATVSAVAGVVVAVVNGVSSGLAAYGIKVFPAAILGGLDSVGGAVLGGIIIGLLENVAQYVDSEYLHWGNLYEIAPFYVLIIVLMIKPYGLFGTHDIERI, encoded by the coding sequence ATGAACACCGCCTTTCTCATCCAGCTCCTGGTCAACGGTCTCGTGGTCGGCACGCTCTATGGCGTGGTCGCGATGTCGTTCGTGCTGATCTACAAGGCGACACAGGTCGTCAACTTCGCGCAAGGCGAGCTGCTGCTGGTCGGCGCCTGGGTGTGCTGGGCCTTGCTTGCGAAATACCAGGTGCCGTTCTGGATCGGCATGCCGATCACGCTGGTCTTCATGTTCGTGTTCGGCATCGCGGTGCAGGTGCTGATCCTGCGGCCGATGATCGGCGAGCCGATCATCTCGGTGATCATGGTGACGATCGGTCTCTCCACCGTGCTGCAGGCGACGCTGAAATGGATGTTCGGGGTCAATCCGCAGCCGTTCCCGCGCGTGTTCGAGAGCCAGTCGGTCAGCCTGTTCGGACTGCAGATCCAGACCGTCTACGTCATGAGCCTCGTGGTGTCGGTCGCCATGATGGTCGGCATGGCCTGGTTCTTCCGTGCCTCCAAATACGGTCTTGCGATGCGCGCCACCGCGTTCAACCAGCAGGTCGCGCAGTCGCTCGGCATTTCCGTGAAGAGCGTGTTCGCGATGGCCTGGGCGATCTCGGCGACGGTGTCGGCGGTCGCGGGTGTCGTCGTCGCGGTCGTGAACGGCGTGTCTTCGGGCCTTGCCGCCTACGGCATCAAGGTGTTTCCGGCGGCGATCCTGGGCGGGCTCGACTCCGTCGGCGGCGCCGTGCTCGGGGGCATCATCATCGGACTGCTCGAGAACGTCGCGCAATATGTCGACAGCGAGTACCTGCACTGGGGCAATCTCTACGAGATCGCGCCGTTCTACGTCCTCATCATCGTGCTGATGATCAAGCCCTACGGCCTGTTCGGCACCCACGACATCGAACGGATCTGA
- a CDS encoding branched-chain amino acid ABC transporter permease — translation MAGPALIPAGDFRTSYAADTTISPTTTSRNFAIAGVALLCLAPQFFSGYWLSILIQIGIFSIAALGLNILVGFTGQISIGHAAFFLLGAFTSAYISNNAPIPVFFAIPLAGVITALVGLIFGIPAARLKGLYLVIATLAAQYILLDFFSRAEWFSGGSVPASAEPFSIFGYTLRGDRQYFYVVLAYVLLSYILVTNLMRTRDGRALVAIRDHYLSAEIMGINLTKYRTLSFGLAAFFAGIAGALYAHYQLVVSQEGFGIERSILFLAMIIIGGTGSIMGTLMGTAFVVLLPESMEFISLYLKGGAIDKALSLNTNITFLREIAIGVIIIAFLMFEPDGLAHRWRQIKAYWKLYPFSH, via the coding sequence ATGGCCGGCCCTGCCCTCATTCCTGCTGGTGATTTCCGCACCTCCTATGCGGCCGACACCACGATCTCCCCGACGACGACGAGCCGCAACTTCGCCATTGCAGGCGTAGCGCTGCTGTGCCTCGCGCCGCAATTCTTCAGCGGCTACTGGCTCAGCATCCTGATCCAGATCGGCATCTTCTCGATCGCGGCGCTCGGCCTCAATATCCTGGTCGGCTTCACCGGCCAGATCTCGATCGGGCATGCCGCTTTCTTCCTGCTCGGCGCTTTCACCTCGGCCTACATCTCCAACAACGCGCCGATCCCCGTGTTCTTCGCAATCCCGCTCGCTGGCGTCATCACCGCGCTGGTCGGCCTGATCTTCGGCATCCCGGCGGCGCGGCTGAAGGGACTCTATCTCGTCATCGCGACGCTGGCCGCGCAATACATCCTGCTCGACTTCTTCTCCCGCGCCGAATGGTTTTCCGGCGGCTCGGTGCCGGCGAGCGCGGAGCCGTTTTCGATCTTCGGCTACACGCTGCGGGGCGACCGGCAATATTTCTACGTCGTGCTGGCTTACGTGCTCTTGAGCTACATCCTTGTCACCAATCTGATGCGCACCCGCGACGGCCGCGCGCTGGTGGCGATCCGCGACCATTATCTCTCCGCCGAGATCATGGGCATCAACCTGACGAAATACCGCACGCTGTCGTTCGGGCTCGCCGCCTTCTTCGCCGGCATCGCCGGCGCGCTTTACGCGCACTATCAGCTCGTGGTGTCGCAGGAGGGCTTCGGCATCGAGCGCTCGATCCTATTCCTGGCCATGATCATCATCGGCGGCACCGGCTCGATCATGGGCACGCTGATGGGCACCGCCTTCGTGGTGCTGCTGCCGGAATCCATGGAATTCATCAGCCTGTACCTGAAGGGCGGCGCAATCGACAAGGCGCTCTCCCTCAACACCAACATCACCTTCCTGCGCGAGATCGCGATCGGGGTGATCATCATCGCATTCCTGATGTTCGAGCCTGACGGGCTCGCGCATCGCTGGCGGCAGATCAAGGCATACTGGAAACTCTACCCGTTCTCGCATTGA
- a CDS encoding ABC transporter substrate-binding protein gives MTMKSLLSTASLAFAIAAFSAGAQAQIAIGHLADYSGGTSDVGTPYGQAVADTFAWVNKNGGVGGKQVNVDTNDYGYQVPRAIALYKKWSAPDSKVAAIMGWGTADTEALTGFLAQDKIPDMSGSYAAALTDPEGVSGKAKPAPYNFFYGPSYSDSLRAMLMWAAEDWKAKGKSGKPKFVHMGANHPYPNAPKAAGEAMAQELGFEVLPPLVFALTPGDYSAQCLSLKSSGANYAYLGNTAASNISVMKACKTAGVEIQFLGNVWGMDENAAKTAGDSANGVIFPLRTAVSWGGDAPGMKTVMEISKMSDPSGKVYRPVHYVAAVCSALYMKEAIDWAVKNGGATGENVAKGFYQKKDWVPAGMEGVCNPSTWTDKDHRGTLKVDLYRTKVSGATDGDLNDLMAKGTIKLEKVKTVELPRKPELLGW, from the coding sequence ATGACGATGAAGTCCCTTTTGAGCACCGCATCGCTCGCGTTCGCGATCGCCGCATTCTCGGCCGGCGCGCAGGCGCAGATCGCGATCGGGCACCTCGCCGACTATTCGGGCGGCACCTCCGACGTCGGCACGCCCTATGGCCAGGCCGTCGCAGACACCTTCGCCTGGGTCAACAAGAACGGCGGCGTCGGCGGCAAGCAGGTCAACGTCGACACCAACGACTACGGCTACCAGGTGCCGCGCGCGATCGCGCTGTACAAGAAGTGGTCCGCGCCGGACAGCAAGGTCGCCGCGATCATGGGCTGGGGCACCGCCGACACCGAGGCGCTGACCGGCTTCCTCGCCCAGGACAAGATCCCCGACATGTCCGGCTCCTATGCCGCAGCACTCACCGATCCAGAAGGCGTCAGCGGCAAGGCCAAGCCCGCGCCCTATAACTTCTTCTATGGCCCGAGCTATTCGGACTCGCTACGCGCGATGCTGATGTGGGCCGCCGAGGATTGGAAAGCCAAGGGCAAGTCCGGCAAGCCGAAATTCGTGCATATGGGCGCCAACCATCCCTATCCGAACGCACCGAAGGCCGCCGGCGAAGCCATGGCGCAGGAGCTCGGCTTCGAAGTGCTGCCGCCACTGGTGTTCGCGCTGACGCCGGGCGACTACAGCGCGCAGTGCCTGAGCCTGAAATCCTCCGGAGCCAACTACGCCTATCTCGGCAACACCGCGGCCTCGAACATCTCGGTGATGAAGGCCTGCAAAACCGCCGGCGTCGAGATCCAGTTCCTCGGCAACGTCTGGGGCATGGACGAGAACGCCGCCAAGACGGCAGGCGATTCAGCCAACGGGGTGATCTTCCCCTTGCGCACCGCGGTGAGCTGGGGCGGCGATGCGCCCGGCATGAAGACGGTGATGGAAATCTCGAAGATGTCCGACCCCAGCGGCAAGGTCTATCGTCCCGTGCACTACGTCGCAGCGGTCTGCTCGGCGCTGTACATGAAGGAGGCGATCGATTGGGCCGTCAAGAACGGTGGCGCCACCGGTGAGAACGTCGCCAAGGGCTTCTACCAGAAGAAGGATTGGGTACCGGCCGGAATGGAAGGCGTCTGCAATCCCTCGACCTGGACCGACAAGGACCATCGCGGCACGCTGAAGGTCGATCTCTACCGTACCAAGGTCTCGGGCGCGACCGACGGCGATCTCAACGACCTCATGGCCAAGGGCACGATCAAGCTCGAGAAGGTGAAGACCGTCGAGCTGCCGCGCAAGCCGGAATTGCTGGGCTGGTGA
- a CDS encoding ABC transporter ATP-binding protein, protein MSQTIEATRSTPTAVATPPLLAVRNIEVVYDDVILVLRGLSLDVPKGAIVALLGANGAGKSTTLKAISGLLKTEDGEVTRGEIVFDSERINGIDPDKIVRRGIFQVMEGRRIVADMTSLENLKLGAFTRRDREVDSDLDMVFNYFPRLKERTGLAGYLSGGEQQMLAIGRALMARPKMILMDEPSMGLSPLLVKEVFSIIQKINRDLGVTILLVEQNARAALSVASHGYIMEQGKVVLDGTADELRDNEDVKEFYLGGAGDQRKSFKNLKSFKRRKRWL, encoded by the coding sequence ATGTCCCAAACCATTGAAGCAACCCGCTCAACTCCCACCGCTGTCGCGACGCCGCCCCTCCTCGCGGTGCGTAACATCGAGGTCGTCTATGACGACGTCATCCTGGTGCTGCGCGGCCTCAGCCTCGACGTCCCCAAGGGCGCGATCGTGGCGCTGCTGGGCGCCAACGGCGCCGGCAAGTCGACGACGCTGAAGGCGATCTCGGGGCTGCTCAAGACCGAGGACGGCGAAGTCACGCGCGGCGAAATTGTGTTCGATAGCGAGCGGATCAACGGTATCGACCCCGACAAGATCGTCCGCCGCGGCATCTTCCAGGTCATGGAGGGCCGCCGCATCGTCGCCGACATGACCTCGCTCGAGAATCTCAAGCTCGGCGCCTTCACTCGCCGGGACCGCGAGGTCGATTCCGACCTCGACATGGTCTTCAACTACTTCCCGCGCCTGAAGGAGCGCACCGGGCTTGCCGGCTATCTCTCCGGCGGCGAGCAACAGATGCTCGCCATCGGCCGCGCCCTGATGGCGCGCCCGAAGATGATCCTGATGGACGAGCCCTCGATGGGCCTGTCGCCGCTGCTGGTGAAAGAGGTGTTCTCGATCATCCAGAAGATCAACCGCGACCTCGGTGTCACCATCCTCCTGGTCGAGCAGAACGCACGCGCCGCGCTGTCGGTGGCGAGCCACGGCTACATCATGGAGCAGGGCAAGGTCGTGCTCGACGGCACTGCCGACGAATTGCGCGACAACGAGGACGTCAAGGAATTCTACCTCGGCGGCGCCGGCGACCAGCGCAAGAGCTTCAAGAACCTCAAGAGCTTCAAGCGGCGCAAGCGGTGGCTCTAA
- a CDS encoding AGE family epimerase/isomerase, whose translation MADVRSIAADEAADVVARLKRRMIDEALPLWSTVGWDHAAGGFIDRLHRDGTADTAAPRRVFVQARQIYCYAKAAQLGWYSEGRAIALKGLEHFLAKAKAPDGRPGYVHRLTPEGAVLDGRRDAYDHAFILFALATVYALDQDAQIRAEIDALLAFLDGHLRSPHGGVHEGLPVSLPRRQNPHMHLFEAMIACFDATHDLSFQNRAGEFFALFLANLYDKQKHVLSEYFEEDWSKIEPVSVEPGHQAEWVWLLKGFERITGCPTGQRRAELLATALRYRDEATGCLIDEGDASGNIRRSTRRLWPQTEIAKAWIAQAESGEAGATEEARAALVRLERHYLSHPVRGGWYDQFDRDGKSLIDTIPASSFYHVLCAVTEAEQVLG comes from the coding sequence ATGGCGGACGTAAGAAGCATTGCGGCAGATGAGGCTGCGGATGTCGTCGCGCGCCTGAAGCGCCGCATGATCGACGAGGCGCTGCCGCTGTGGTCGACCGTCGGGTGGGATCATGCCGCGGGCGGCTTCATCGATCGGCTGCACCGCGACGGCACCGCGGACACGGCCGCGCCACGGCGCGTATTCGTGCAGGCCCGCCAGATCTATTGCTATGCCAAGGCTGCGCAGTTGGGCTGGTATTCCGAAGGGCGCGCCATTGCGCTGAAGGGATTGGAGCATTTCCTGGCCAAAGCCAAGGCGCCCGACGGCCGGCCCGGCTATGTGCACCGGTTGACGCCGGAGGGGGCGGTGCTGGACGGCCGGCGCGATGCCTACGACCACGCCTTCATCCTGTTTGCTCTCGCGACCGTCTATGCGCTCGACCAGGACGCGCAGATTCGAGCCGAGATCGACGCGCTGCTCGCCTTCCTCGACGGCCATCTCCGTTCGCCGCACGGCGGCGTGCACGAAGGCCTTCCGGTTTCGTTGCCGCGCCGGCAGAACCCGCACATGCATCTGTTCGAGGCGATGATCGCCTGTTTCGATGCGACCCACGATCTGTCGTTCCAGAACCGCGCCGGCGAGTTCTTCGCGCTGTTCCTCGCCAACCTCTACGACAAGCAGAAGCATGTGTTGTCGGAGTATTTCGAGGAGGATTGGTCGAAGATCGAGCCGGTCAGTGTCGAGCCCGGCCACCAGGCGGAATGGGTCTGGCTGCTGAAGGGCTTCGAACGCATCACGGGTTGTCCGACCGGGCAGCGGCGCGCGGAGCTGCTGGCGACCGCGCTGCGCTATCGCGACGAGGCCACGGGCTGCCTGATCGATGAGGGCGATGCGAGCGGCAACATCCGTCGCAGCACGCGCCGGCTGTGGCCGCAGACCGAGATCGCGAAGGCTTGGATCGCGCAGGCCGAATCCGGTGAAGCGGGCGCGACCGAGGAGGCGCGCGCGGCGCTGGTGCGGCTCGAACGGCATTATCTCAGCCATCCCGTGAGGGGTGGCTGGTACGACCAGTTCGACCGCGACGGCAAATCGCTGATCGACACCATTCCCGCATCGTCGTTCTATCATGTTCTCTGCGCAGTCACGGAAGCGGAGCAGGTGCTCGGTTAG
- a CDS encoding phenylacetate--CoA ligase family protein, whose amino-acid sequence MTAHYDARETREPAAREADLFSRLPAVLRAAMAAPAYAERLRGLDAAAVTSRAALAALPVLRKSELPSLHKASAPFGGFVAAAPGSFARLFTSPGPIFEPEGRQADPWRGARALFAAGFRPDDIVLNTFSYHLTPGGFIFDASARALGCAVIPAGPGNTEQQFELIEAYRPVGYSGTPDFLKILLDAAASSNRDVSSIKRALVSGAAFPPSLQAEIKARGIDAYQAFGTADLGLIAFETEAREGMVVNEDLILEIVKPGTGDPVAPGDVGEIVVTSLDPHHPWIRLALGDLTAALPGPSKCGRTNMRIKGWMGRADQTTKVKGMFVRPEQIAEIGKRHSSLGRLRLVVTRQGETDAMTLRAETAAASEALREEIAGTLRSVTKLGGTVELVSPGVLPNDGKVIADER is encoded by the coding sequence ATGACCGCCCATTATGACGCCCGCGAGACCCGTGAGCCGGCAGCCCGCGAGGCCGATCTGTTCTCCCGCCTGCCGGCGGTGCTGCGAGCCGCGATGGCCGCCCCGGCCTATGCCGAGCGGCTGAGAGGCCTCGATGCCGCCGCCGTGACCTCCAGGGCGGCGCTGGCGGCCCTGCCGGTGTTGCGCAAGTCGGAACTGCCCTCGCTGCATAAGGCCTCAGCGCCCTTCGGAGGCTTTGTGGCGGCGGCCCCTGGCTCATTTGCCCGCCTCTTCACCTCGCCCGGCCCCATCTTCGAGCCGGAGGGGCGGCAGGCCGATCCCTGGCGCGGCGCAAGGGCCCTGTTCGCGGCCGGGTTCCGTCCCGATGACATCGTTCTCAACACCTTCAGCTACCATCTCACCCCCGGCGGCTTCATTTTCGATGCGTCGGCGCGTGCACTCGGCTGCGCCGTGATCCCCGCAGGGCCCGGCAATACCGAGCAGCAATTCGAGCTGATCGAGGCCTACCGGCCGGTCGGCTACAGCGGCACGCCGGACTTCCTGAAGATACTGCTCGATGCGGCAGCGAGCTCGAACCGCGACGTCTCCTCGATCAAGCGCGCACTGGTTTCGGGCGCCGCGTTCCCGCCTTCACTCCAGGCCGAGATCAAGGCGCGCGGCATCGACGCCTACCAGGCCTTCGGCACTGCCGATCTCGGGCTGATCGCGTTCGAGACCGAGGCGCGCGAGGGCATGGTCGTGAACGAGGACCTGATCCTGGAGATCGTCAAGCCCGGTACCGGCGATCCCGTCGCGCCCGGCGACGTCGGCGAGATCGTGGTGACCTCGCTCGATCCGCACCATCCCTGGATCCGCCTTGCGCTCGGCGACCTCACCGCCGCGCTGCCGGGGCCGAGCAAATGCGGTCGCACCAACATGCGCATCAAGGGCTGGATGGGCCGCGCCGACCAGACCACCAAGGTCAAGGGCATGTTTGTCCGTCCTGAGCAGATCGCCGAGATCGGCAAGCGCCATTCCTCGCTCGGAAGATTACGCCTCGTCGTCACACGACAGGGCGAGACTGACGCGATGACATTGCGAGCTGAGACGGCGGCCGCGAGCGAGGCGCTACGCGAAGAGATCGCTGGCACGTTGCGCAGCGTGACGAAGCTCGGAGGCACCGTCGAACTGGTCAGCCCCGGCGTGCTGCCGAATGACGGCAAGGTGATCGCCGACGAACGATGA
- a CDS encoding acyltransferase family protein, whose protein sequence is MDELVGCREHLTQLAATLHCRGLFLPSKRLWAGGKSLVSRACWASKGWRPALFWIDRDVMPPASEWAGETMELSTRPGYRAEIDGLRAIAVLSVLAFHYGAPLRGGVTGVDVFFVISGFLITQILAGEIAAGTFSVLGFYERRMRRILPALLTMLAFALLAGKFLLMPGDYASLAKSSAAAAFGVSNFFFLANTGYFDQVADFLPLLHTWSLAVEEQFYLVWPLLLLALATVGSRTALAAILAVIVTIGCVASIVYFHVDPKSAFYMALPRAWELALGALLAFLPALPLLAGEIAAWVGLALIAAGFLVVSPSRFPGASALFPCIGAALVIWPRAQITNASRLLGLLAPIGLISYSLYLWHWPIWVYFRIYIENGKPSIAQAIGLAVVSIIISTLSYRYIEQPFRKPRWTAPRTVAAGFASIMFVFCASMYVDSADGLPQRLPLEAQAMRSMQVMWDWPCPETTRINGIPGGFCTFGAPWQSAKRKTMIWGDSHAQHFAPIFAAINTDPDRAFLVYAGCSAVLGDDYYIISVDVPKYPERCQSFHANGMKIIAEDDAIDQLVITSNWLDLPVRIGKGDVEFGIQAMRNALLKLFDATSRPERRYFLMGTVPELPRNVVECGHQSNSTLLRAPCTATIGPADARIIRRKTDFIDALFAELAKTVPHVTAVIPAEKLCRSDGCDVHLDDEFLWRDIGHIRRNLRLQTRKDFADRIGLTAALADDRQKAAAQASPADVRAR, encoded by the coding sequence ATGGACGAATTGGTCGGCTGTCGAGAGCACCTAACACAGCTCGCGGCAACCCTCCACTGCCGCGGCTTGTTCCTGCCGTCCAAAAGACTGTGGGCAGGCGGAAAATCGCTCGTTTCAAGGGCTTGTTGGGCGAGCAAGGGGTGGCGGCCCGCCTTGTTCTGGATAGATCGTGATGTTATGCCGCCTGCAAGCGAATGGGCAGGTGAGACGATGGAGCTTTCAACAAGGCCCGGCTATCGCGCCGAAATCGACGGGCTGCGCGCGATCGCGGTTCTTTCGGTCCTTGCCTTTCACTACGGCGCGCCGCTCCGCGGCGGGGTCACCGGCGTTGACGTGTTTTTCGTCATCAGCGGATTTCTGATCACGCAGATTCTGGCAGGTGAAATTGCCGCCGGAACGTTCTCGGTCCTTGGCTTCTACGAGCGACGGATGCGACGTATTCTGCCGGCCCTGCTGACGATGCTGGCTTTTGCTCTTCTGGCTGGCAAGTTCCTGCTCATGCCTGGGGATTATGCCTCGCTGGCGAAGAGCAGCGCCGCTGCCGCGTTCGGCGTCTCGAACTTCTTTTTTCTGGCTAATACTGGCTACTTCGACCAAGTCGCAGATTTTCTGCCGCTGCTGCACACCTGGTCGCTCGCGGTCGAGGAGCAGTTTTATCTCGTGTGGCCGCTGCTGCTGCTCGCGTTGGCCACCGTCGGTTCGAGAACGGCGCTTGCCGCGATCCTTGCCGTCATCGTGACGATCGGATGCGTCGCAAGCATCGTCTATTTTCACGTTGACCCCAAAAGTGCGTTCTACATGGCGCTACCCAGGGCATGGGAGCTTGCGCTCGGCGCTCTTCTGGCCTTTCTCCCCGCTCTACCGCTGCTTGCCGGCGAGATCGCCGCCTGGGTCGGATTGGCGCTGATTGCCGCGGGATTCCTCGTCGTGTCGCCATCGCGATTTCCCGGGGCGTCCGCCCTCTTCCCCTGCATCGGCGCTGCCCTCGTCATTTGGCCGCGCGCGCAAATCACGAACGCGAGCCGACTCCTCGGATTGCTCGCGCCGATCGGGTTGATCTCTTATAGCCTGTATCTATGGCATTGGCCGATCTGGGTGTATTTCCGGATCTATATCGAAAACGGAAAGCCGAGCATTGCCCAAGCAATCGGCCTTGCGGTCGTTTCGATCATCATATCAACCCTGTCGTATCGCTACATCGAGCAGCCGTTCCGGAAGCCGCGCTGGACAGCCCCTCGTACGGTCGCGGCCGGCTTCGCCTCGATCATGTTCGTCTTCTGCGCTTCGATGTATGTCGACAGCGCCGACGGGCTTCCGCAGCGACTCCCACTCGAAGCGCAAGCCATGCGCAGCATGCAGGTCATGTGGGACTGGCCCTGTCCAGAGACGACGCGAATCAACGGTATCCCTGGCGGCTTTTGCACCTTTGGCGCTCCCTGGCAAAGCGCGAAACGAAAGACAATGATCTGGGGCGACAGCCATGCGCAGCATTTTGCGCCCATCTTCGCCGCCATCAATACCGATCCCGACCGGGCCTTTCTTGTTTATGCCGGTTGTTCAGCGGTGCTCGGCGATGACTACTACATCATCTCCGTCGACGTTCCCAAATATCCTGAGCGATGCCAGAGCTTTCATGCGAACGGCATGAAGATCATCGCAGAAGACGACGCGATCGATCAACTCGTCATCACCTCCAACTGGCTCGATCTGCCCGTGAGGATCGGCAAAGGAGATGTCGAGTTCGGAATTCAGGCGATGCGCAACGCGCTGTTGAAGCTATTCGATGCGACATCGAGGCCGGAGCGCCGCTATTTCCTGATGGGAACAGTGCCTGAGCTTCCCCGTAACGTCGTCGAGTGCGGCCATCAAAGCAATTCGACGCTGCTCCGAGCACCCTGCACCGCGACGATCGGGCCGGCGGATGCGCGCATCATCAGGCGGAAGACGGACTTCATCGACGCGCTATTCGCCGAGCTCGCAAAGACGGTCCCTCACGTCACCGCGGTCATTCCGGCCGAGAAACTGTGCCGGAGCGACGGTTGTGACGTCCATCTCGACGATGAGTTTCTCTGGCGGGACATCGGCCATATCCGTCGCAATCTGCGCCTGCAGACGCGAAAGGATTTTGCCGACAGGATCGGCTTGACGGCTGCGCTCGCCGACGATCGCCAAAAAGCCGCCGCTCAAGCGAGCCCGGCGGACGTCAGGGCTCGATGA